The Paenibacillus uliginis N3/975 genome has a window encoding:
- the map gene encoding type I methionyl aminopeptidase yields the protein MIICKSEKELGLMREAGRIVAECHKLLSAHIEPGITTGELDQMADRFIRSQDALPSFKGYNGFPSSICASVNEELVHGFPSKRKLIEGDIVTFDIGAQFQGYHGDSAWTYPVGKITEEAQRLLDVTEGSLYAGLALIKPDVRLFTISHAIQRHIEDAGFSVVREYVGHGVGTELHEDPQIPNYGIPDRGPRLKPGMVLAIEPMVNAGKRNVKTLEDNWTVVTVDGSLCAHFEHTVAVTQDGMEILTKLAD from the coding sequence ATGATCATTTGTAAATCCGAAAAGGAACTGGGTCTGATGAGAGAAGCAGGACGGATTGTGGCTGAATGCCACAAACTCCTTTCTGCCCATATCGAACCTGGTATTACAACCGGGGAACTGGATCAAATGGCCGACCGGTTCATTCGCAGCCAAGACGCTTTGCCGTCTTTTAAAGGCTACAACGGATTTCCTTCCAGCATTTGCGCATCAGTTAATGAAGAATTGGTGCATGGATTTCCAAGCAAACGCAAATTAATCGAAGGCGATATCGTTACGTTTGATATCGGTGCACAGTTTCAGGGTTACCACGGTGACTCAGCATGGACCTACCCAGTAGGAAAGATTACCGAAGAAGCCCAGCGTCTGCTGGATGTGACGGAAGGTTCTCTCTATGCCGGACTTGCGCTAATCAAACCCGATGTCCGCTTGTTTACAATCTCTCATGCCATACAGCGTCATATCGAGGATGCCGGATTCTCCGTCGTTCGCGAGTACGTAGGTCATGGTGTGGGCACCGAGCTGCATGAAGATCCGCAAATTCCGAACTACGGCATTCCGGACCGGGGACCGAGACTCAAACCGGGTATGGTACTCGCGATTGAGCCGATGGTAAACGCCGGTAAGCGCAATGTTAAGACGCTGGAAGACAATTGGACGGTCGTTACGGTCGATGGCTCACTGTGTGCGCATTTTGAACATACAGTGGCAGTGACTCAGGACGGCATGGAAATTCTGACGAAGTTGGCTGATTAG
- a CDS encoding KOW domain-containing RNA-binding protein, with translation MNKEITPQIGQIVKILRGRDADQYAVIVSIEDSKFVNIADGNKRKFDQVKKKNLVHLEPQPFISSEVVNSLQESGRVTNGKLRFAVSQFLSDKSNADQKGE, from the coding sequence TTGAATAAAGAAATCACTCCGCAGATCGGTCAAATTGTCAAAATTTTGAGAGGCAGAGATGCTGATCAATATGCCGTCATCGTTTCGATAGAAGACAGCAAGTTTGTTAATATTGCGGATGGGAACAAACGCAAGTTTGACCAGGTGAAGAAGAAGAATCTTGTTCATCTGGAGCCCCAGCCTTTCATAAGTAGTGAGGTTGTAAACAGTTTGCAAGAAAGCGGTCGGGTAACGAATGGAAAGCTGCGGTTCGCCGTCAGCCAGTTTTTATCCGACAAATCCAATGCTGATCAGAAAGGAGAATAA
- a CDS encoding zf-TFIIB domain-containing protein, whose protein sequence is MKCPVCNDVRMREVQKDGVMIDVCPECKGVWLDRGELEKLLTEVREVRPAFNEWYDKHDDDDRKHYRDDDNYRPSGRESDYDKRYPQHGQGYHKKKKKSVLDVFGDLFD, encoded by the coding sequence ATGAAATGTCCGGTGTGTAATGATGTTCGTATGCGTGAAGTGCAAAAAGACGGTGTCATGATCGATGTCTGTCCTGAATGTAAAGGAGTATGGCTCGATCGTGGTGAACTCGAGAAGCTGTTAACTGAAGTTCGTGAAGTGCGACCTGCATTTAATGAATGGTACGACAAGCATGATGACGATGACCGTAAACATTACCGCGATGACGATAATTACCGCCCTTCGGGTAGAGAATCAGATTATGACAAGCGATACCCGCAGCATGGACAAGGCTATCATAAAAAGAAGAAAAAATCGGTACTCGATGTTTTTGGTGACCTATTCGATTAA
- the rpmJ gene encoding 50S ribosomal protein L36 has protein sequence MKVRPSVKPICEKCKVIRRKGNVMVICENPKHKQKQG, from the coding sequence ATGAAGGTAAGACCTTCTGTGAAGCCTATTTGCGAAAAATGCAAAGTCATTCGCCGCAAAGGGAATGTAATGGTTATCTGTGAAAATCCGAAACACAAACAAAAACAAGGTTAA
- the truA gene encoding tRNA pseudouridine(38-40) synthase TruA, with protein sequence MRNLLMKVSYDGTNYNGFQTQPGGNTVQDLLEDAIELLSGEKLKITASGRTDAGVHARGQVFNFYTASKIPVERWCIALNSRLSEDIVVTDAVEVPLEFHSRREAKQKTYRYTINANQFPDLFNRRYQFHHHGRLDITAMEEGLRHLIGTHDFTTFASRKSTKPSHVRTIYDAWIETDTSMCRPGTRDQGIIHTYVTGSGFLQHMVRIIMGTLMEVGEGKRTPESISVILEAKNRATAGPTAMSTGLMLWDVEYDITSFVKPDFA encoded by the coding sequence ATGCGCAATCTTCTGATGAAGGTCAGTTACGACGGAACCAATTATAATGGCTTTCAGACCCAGCCTGGAGGAAACACGGTTCAGGATTTATTGGAGGACGCTATTGAATTACTTTCGGGTGAGAAGCTGAAGATTACGGCTTCTGGACGTACGGATGCCGGTGTGCACGCACGCGGGCAGGTGTTCAATTTCTATACAGCGTCCAAAATCCCGGTAGAGCGTTGGTGTATCGCGCTGAATTCAAGGCTGTCTGAAGACATCGTCGTTACGGATGCGGTGGAGGTACCGCTTGAGTTTCACTCTCGTCGGGAGGCGAAACAAAAAACGTATCGATATACGATTAACGCCAATCAATTTCCCGATCTGTTCAACCGCAGGTATCAGTTCCATCATCATGGTCGGCTTGATATAACTGCGATGGAAGAAGGGCTGCGCCATTTAATCGGTACACATGATTTCACAACCTTTGCTTCAAGGAAATCCACAAAGCCATCACATGTACGGACGATTTACGATGCTTGGATCGAGACGGACACGAGTATGTGTCGTCCAGGTACAAGAGATCAAGGTATTATCCATACGTATGTGACGGGAAGCGGATTTTTGCAGCATATGGTGAGAATTATCATGGGTACGCTCATGGAAGTGGGAGAAGGAAAACGGACGCCTGAGAGCATCTCTGTGATACTAGAAGCTAAAAACAGGGCTACAGCTGGTCCTACAGCGATGAGTACAGGGTTAATGCTCTGGGATGTTGAATACGATATAACTTCTTTTGTGAAACCTGATTTTGCCTAA
- a CDS encoding DNA-directed RNA polymerase subunit alpha, which produces MIEIEKPKIETVDVNEEGTYGKFVVEPLERGYGTTLGNSLRRILLSSLPGAAVTSVQIDGVLHEFSTIPGVMEDVTEIILNLKALSLKIHSDEEKVFEIDAEGEGVVTAGDIRADSDVEILNPDLHIATLGPGARLHMRIFASRGRGYVQADRNKRDDQPIGVIPVDSIYTPISRVNYGVENTRVGQVTNYDKLTLEIWTDGSIRPEEAVSLGAKILTEHLFLFVGLTDEAKDAEIMVEKEEDKKEKVLEMTIEELDLSVRSYNCLKRAGINTVQELTTKTEEDMMKVRNLGRKSLEEVQEKLEELGLGLRTEE; this is translated from the coding sequence GTGATTGAAATCGAAAAGCCGAAAATTGAGACCGTTGATGTCAATGAAGAAGGAACCTATGGGAAATTCGTAGTAGAACCGCTTGAGCGTGGATACGGTACAACGCTGGGGAATTCACTTCGCCGCATTCTGTTGTCCTCGCTGCCTGGCGCAGCCGTTACATCTGTTCAGATCGACGGTGTTCTGCATGAATTCTCCACTATTCCTGGTGTCATGGAAGACGTGACTGAAATCATTTTGAACCTGAAAGCTTTGTCGCTGAAGATTCATTCCGACGAAGAGAAAGTGTTCGAGATTGATGCGGAAGGCGAAGGGGTAGTTACCGCTGGTGACATTCGTGCAGATAGTGATGTGGAGATTCTTAATCCGGATCTTCATATCGCAACGCTCGGCCCTGGTGCGAGACTTCACATGCGTATTTTTGCGAGTCGCGGTCGTGGCTATGTCCAGGCGGATCGGAACAAACGCGATGACCAGCCTATCGGCGTCATTCCCGTCGATTCGATCTACACGCCGATTAGCCGTGTAAACTACGGCGTTGAAAACACGCGTGTTGGTCAAGTAACCAACTACGATAAGTTGACACTCGAAATCTGGACGGATGGAAGCATTCGGCCGGAAGAGGCTGTCAGCCTCGGCGCCAAAATTTTGACTGAACATCTGTTCCTGTTCGTCGGTCTGACCGATGAAGCTAAGGATGCAGAAATCATGGTCGAAAAAGAAGAAGACAAGAAAGAAAAAGTGCTCGAAATGACGATCGAAGAGCTGGATCTCTCCGTTCGTTCCTACAACTGCCTCAAGCGTGCCGGCATTAATACGGTACAAGAGCTGACTACGAAAACGGAAGAGGATATGATGAAGGTTCGTAACTTGGGCCGCAAATCCTTGGAAGAAGTTCAAGAAAAGCTCGAAGAGCTCGGTTTGGGACTTCGTACGGAAGAATAG
- the rplQ gene encoding 50S ribosomal protein L17, translating to MAYQKLGRDSSARKALFRDLVTDLFLYERIQTTEAKAKEVRSIAEKLITKAKRNDLHARRQVAAFVRRETVDGEQDAIQKLFSEIAPRYNERPGGYTRILKLGPRRGDAAPMVYLELVDRA from the coding sequence ATGGCATACCAAAAGTTGGGCCGCGACTCCAGTGCGCGTAAAGCGTTGTTCCGTGACCTGGTAACCGACCTGTTCTTATATGAGCGCATTCAAACAACTGAAGCCAAAGCTAAAGAAGTTCGCTCGATCGCTGAGAAACTGATTACGAAGGCAAAGCGTAATGATTTGCATGCTCGTCGTCAAGTGGCTGCATTCGTACGCCGCGAAACGGTTGATGGTGAACAAGATGCTATCCAAAAATTGTTCTCCGAAATCGCGCCTCGTTACAATGAGCGTCCAGGCGGATACACTCGTATCCTGAAACTGGGTCCTCGTCGTGGTGACGCAGCTCCAATGGTTTACTTGGAACTGGTAGATCGCGCGTAG
- the rpsK gene encoding 30S ribosomal protein S11, with amino-acid sequence MAKPKKVVRTKRRDRKNIESGVAHIRSTFNNTIVTITDPHGNAISWASSGGMGFKGSRKSTPFAAQMAAETAAKAAMEHGMKAVEVMVKGPGAGREAAIRSLQAAGLEVNLIKDVTPIPHNGCRPPKRRRV; translated from the coding sequence ATGGCTAAACCAAAAAAAGTCGTACGTACTAAACGTCGTGACCGCAAAAATATTGAATCTGGCGTGGCACATATCCGTTCCACGTTCAACAATACGATCGTAACGATTACGGATCCCCACGGAAATGCTATTTCTTGGGCGAGCTCCGGCGGCATGGGTTTCAAAGGTTCCCGTAAATCAACTCCATTTGCTGCGCAAATGGCTGCTGAAACAGCTGCTAAAGCAGCAATGGAACATGGTATGAAGGCAGTGGAAGTAATGGTTAAAGGACCAGGTGCCGGCCGTGAAGCAGCGATTCGTTCTCTGCAAGCAGCAGGTCTGGAAGTTAACCTCATTAAGGACGTAACACCAATTCCGCATAACGGATGCCGCCCACCAAAACGTCGTCGCGTATAA
- the infA gene encoding translation initiation factor IF-1: MAKEDVIEVEGTVIEPLPNATFRVELENGHQILAHVSGKLRMHFIRILTGDKVVIQLSPYDLSKGRITYRK; encoded by the coding sequence GTGGCCAAGGAAGATGTCATTGAAGTCGAAGGTACGGTTATAGAACCGTTGCCGAATGCAACTTTTAGAGTCGAGCTGGAGAATGGTCATCAAATTCTCGCTCACGTTTCCGGGAAGCTGCGGATGCACTTTATCCGCATCCTTACAGGTGACAAAGTGGTCATACAATTATCACCATACGATTTGTCCAAAGGTCGTATCACTTACCGTAAATAG
- the rpsM gene encoding 30S ribosomal protein S13 has protein sequence MARIAGVDLPRDKRVEIALTYIFGIGKTTSQKIIKEAGINPDTRVRDLTEDEVGKLRETIDTGVKVEGDLRREISLNIKRLTEIGCYRGVRHRRGLPVRGQRTKTNARTRKGPRRTVANKKK, from the coding sequence ATGGCTCGTATAGCTGGTGTGGATTTGCCACGTGACAAACGCGTTGAGATCGCCTTGACTTACATTTTCGGAATCGGTAAAACGACTTCTCAGAAAATTATCAAAGAAGCAGGCATCAATCCGGATACTCGTGTCCGTGATCTTACGGAAGATGAAGTTGGTAAATTGCGTGAAACGATCGATACAGGTGTTAAGGTAGAAGGCGACCTGCGTCGTGAAATTTCCTTGAATATTAAACGTTTGACTGAAATTGGCTGCTATCGCGGTGTTCGTCACCGTCGTGGATTGCCAGTTCGTGGACAACGTACTAAAACAAATGCTCGTACACGGAAAGGTCCTCGTCGTACGGTAGCGAACAAGAAGAAATAA